The following DNA comes from Winogradskyella sp. PG-2.
AGACTTATTTAAAGACAAGAATAGTAAGTTTTATGGCTTTGCATTCCCTGTCATAAATGAAAGTGAAATTAAATCTCATTTAGAAGCCATAAAAAAAGAACATTATTCTGCCAGACATTGGTGTTATGCCTACCAAATTGGCACAGAAAAAATAAAGTATAGAGTGAATGATGATGGCGAGCCCAACAATTCTGCAGGCATGCCTATTTATGGTCAGATTCAATCTTATGATGTCACAAATATTCTTTTAGTTGTTATTCGATATTATGGAGGAGTAAAACTTGGTGTAGGTGGCTTAATTAATGCATACAGAACTGGAGCACAATTAGCCTTAGAATCAGCAGA
Coding sequences within:
- a CDS encoding IMPACT family protein, which gives rise to MTENDLYKTILKPAHGDLFKDKNSKFYGFAFPVINESEIKSHLEAIKKEHYSARHWCYAYQIGTEKIKYRVNDDGEPNNSAGMPIYGQIQSYDVTNILLVVIRYYGGVKLGVGGLINAYRTGAQLALESAEIIEKTINKEFQLKFEYKNMSKVMRILKENQIEIINQTLELNCLLEISVRKGISSHISKLFNQFFGVEIREL